Proteins encoded together in one Formosa sp. Hel3_A1_48 window:
- a CDS encoding MFS transporter, giving the protein MKKLERGSKKLINAWAFYDWANSVYPLVISTAVFPIYYSSMASSFANIEGKIGFLGALWNPTTLYDYTLAFSFLIVAFISPILSGIADYTGDKLKFLKRFCLLGSISVISLFFFKGESTLWIALLCTVFASIGFWGSIVFYNAYLPEVAYPEQQDAVSAKGFIYGYVGSVLLLIFSLVLVQKPEWFGITDPTFAPRITFALVGVWWFGFAQITYKRLPKNELNQKSDKEYIWNGFLELKSVFKSLNSQSHLKYFLMAFFFLSVGVQTIILMAGIFGSEELGLPTFNLILTILIVQIVAIFGAYLFSKLSDRIGNISTLKITLCIWGLVCFIAFVLDKDQPNVDNYFYAMGIVLGFVLGATQSLTRSTYSKLLPETQDHATYFSFYDVTEKIAIVLGMIVFGLLIAITGSMQYSVLALAGFFFMAFLCLFKLKRTKYVR; this is encoded by the coding sequence ATGAAGAAACTTGAAAGAGGTAGTAAAAAGCTCATCAATGCTTGGGCTTTTTATGATTGGGCCAACTCAGTTTATCCACTAGTGATAAGTACAGCGGTCTTTCCAATTTACTACAGCAGTATGGCGAGCTCTTTTGCTAATATTGAGGGTAAAATAGGTTTTTTAGGAGCACTTTGGAACCCCACAACTTTATACGACTACACCTTAGCTTTTTCTTTTTTAATTGTAGCATTTATTTCTCCAATACTTTCTGGTATTGCAGATTATACAGGCGATAAACTAAAGTTTCTAAAGCGTTTTTGCTTATTGGGATCCATCTCAGTTATTTCCCTATTTTTCTTTAAAGGCGAGTCCACGCTTTGGATAGCTCTTTTATGCACTGTCTTTGCCAGTATTGGGTTTTGGGGCAGTATTGTTTTTTACAACGCATATTTGCCTGAAGTTGCTTATCCTGAACAACAGGATGCGGTAAGTGCCAAAGGATTTATTTATGGTTATGTTGGCTCAGTTTTATTGTTGATTTTTAGTCTTGTTTTGGTTCAAAAACCAGAATGGTTTGGAATTACTGACCCAACGTTTGCGCCACGAATTACATTTGCATTGGTAGGGGTTTGGTGGTTTGGTTTTGCCCAAATTACTTACAAGCGTCTTCCAAAAAATGAACTTAATCAAAAATCTGATAAGGAATACATATGGAATGGTTTTTTGGAATTAAAATCAGTTTTTAAGTCTTTAAATTCACAAAGCCACCTGAAATATTTTTTAATGGCTTTCTTTTTTCTGAGTGTCGGAGTTCAAACCATCATATTAATGGCTGGTATTTTTGGTAGTGAAGAATTAGGCCTGCCAACATTTAATTTGATATTAACTATTCTAATCGTTCAAATTGTTGCAATCTTTGGCGCTTATCTTTTTTCAAAACTTTCCGATAGAATTGGCAATATTTCAACCCTTAAAATTACGCTATGTATTTGGGGGTTAGTCTGTTTTATAGCTTTTGTTTTAGATAAAGACCAACCCAATGTTGATAATTATTTCTATGCAATGGGCATTGTCTTAGGTTTTGTTTTGGGTGCAACCCAGTCCTTAACACGCTCTACCTATTCTAAGTTATTACCCGAAACACAAGACCACGCCACCTACTTTAGTTTTTATGATGTAACCGAAAAAATCGCTATTGTCCTTGGAATGATTGTTTTTGGTTTACTCATCGCCATCACAGGATCGATGCAATATTCTGTCTTAGCTCTTGCCGGTTTCTTTTTCATGGCCTTTCTGTGTCTCTTTAAGCTCAAGAGAACAAAATATGTTCGTTAA
- a CDS encoding M48 family metallopeptidase: MKTYFLFFLMIFVVISCATNPFTGKKTMALVPNSQILPMAFEQYNQFLSENKVVTGTAEADMVKRVGQRISIAAKRWLDANNFPGYLKDYKWEYNLVEDETVNAWCMPGGKIVFYTGIMPIASSETGVAAIMGHEVAHALANHGQQRMSAGLLQQAGAAAGNFAFKDDKQRDIFNMAYGVGTTVGGILPFSRGHESEADKIGVYIMAIAGYDPYEASKLWERMKASKSGKKGPPEFLSTHPSNDSRIDNLSALAPKAKAEAEKFGVTQFRQN; encoded by the coding sequence ATGAAAACTTATTTTTTATTTTTTTTAATGATTTTTGTAGTGATCTCATGTGCTACAAATCCTTTCACAGGGAAGAAAACCATGGCATTAGTGCCTAACTCACAAATTTTGCCCATGGCTTTTGAACAGTACAATCAATTTCTTTCTGAAAACAAGGTAGTAACTGGGACTGCAGAAGCAGACATGGTAAAACGTGTTGGTCAACGTATTTCAATAGCTGCTAAACGTTGGTTAGATGCAAATAATTTTCCTGGTTATTTGAAAGACTATAAATGGGAGTACAATTTGGTTGAAGACGAGACGGTGAATGCATGGTGTATGCCTGGTGGTAAAATCGTGTTCTACACAGGTATTATGCCAATTGCATCTTCCGAAACAGGTGTAGCTGCCATTATGGGGCACGAAGTAGCTCATGCCTTAGCAAACCATGGTCAGCAACGTATGAGTGCAGGATTGCTCCAGCAAGCGGGTGCAGCAGCAGGGAATTTTGCTTTTAAGGATGATAAACAAAGAGATATTTTTAATATGGCTTATGGAGTAGGTACAACCGTTGGAGGTATTTTACCCTTCAGCAGAGGACACGAATCTGAAGCCGACAAAATTGGGGTTTATATCATGGCTATAGCAGGGTACGATCCTTACGAAGCTTCTAAGCTTTGGGAGCGTATGAAAGCCAGTAAAAGTGGTAAAAAAGGACCACCAGAATTTTTAAGTACCCATCCGTCAAACGATTCACGAATTGATAATCTTTCAGCACTGGCTCCAAAAGCAAAAGCTGAAGCAGAAAAATTTGGGGTTACTCAATTTAGACAAAATTGA
- the msrB gene encoding peptide-methionine (R)-S-oxide reductase MsrB: MYYKNLTFILISVLLVSCKSEAQKKEAFKIQKTEIEWKKQLTEMQYYVLRQEGTERAFSSPLDKNYSPGVYACAACATPLFISEHKYNSGSGWPSFDREIKGNVAFSIDYNIGVARTEEHCATCGGHLGHVFNDGPRETTGKRHCINGAALKFIAKK, encoded by the coding sequence ATGTATTATAAAAATTTAACCTTCATTCTCATCAGTGTTTTGTTAGTGTCCTGCAAGTCCGAAGCCCAAAAAAAGGAAGCCTTTAAGATACAAAAAACAGAGATTGAGTGGAAAAAACAGCTCACAGAAATGCAGTATTATGTGTTGCGTCAAGAAGGTACTGAGCGAGCTTTTTCCAGCCCATTGGACAAAAATTACAGCCCAGGAGTCTATGCTTGTGCGGCTTGCGCTACCCCACTTTTCATAAGTGAACACAAATACAACTCGGGCTCGGGATGGCCAAGTTTTGACCGCGAAATAAAAGGAAATGTCGCTTTTTCTATTGATTACAACATAGGGGTTGCACGAACTGAAGAGCACTGTGCAACTTGTGGTGGACACTTAGGACATGTTTTTAACGACGGGCCAAGAGAAACCACTGGAAAACGTCATTGCATCAACGGTGCAGCACTAAAATTTATAGCCAAAAAATGA
- the lon gene encoding endopeptidase La: MNNPKYKLLDSLSLQDFDENSELIPLMTTEDEEVIKNESLPDSLPILSLRNTVLFPGVVIPITAGRDKSIKLINDANKGSKVIGVVAQKDESVEDPNFDDIHSIGTVARILKVLKMPDGNTTVIIQGKKRFEITELVSENPYMTAKIKSVDEFIPKKDDVEFVAAIESIKDLSLEIIKQSPNIPSEASFAIKNIESNSFLINFVSSNMSVSVVEKQALLEVNDLHQRALKTLKHMNVEYQRLELKNDIQSKVQHDMNQQQREYFLQQQIKTIQEELGGVSYEEEIEDMKKRASAKSWDTKVKNHFNKELGKLQRMNPQVAEYSIQRNYLDLFLDLPWDHFSQDNFDLKRAQKILDRDHFGLEEVKRRIIEYLAVLKLRNDMKSPILCLYGPPGVGKTSLGKSIAEALGREYIRISLGGLRDEAEIRGHRKTYIGAMPGRILQSLKKAGTSNPVFVLDEIDKLSNSHQGDPSSAMLEVLDPEQNAEFYDNFLEMGYDLSKVMFVATSNSLNTIQPALLDRMEIINVNGYTIEEKVQIGKKYLLPKQLTEHGLTTKHLKIAQPQLEKIVEGYTRESGVRGLEKQIAKVVRYAAKNIAMEDDYAVKVSNDDLIEILGSPKLERDRYENNSVAGVVTGLAWTRVGGDILFIESILSKGKGALNITGNLGKVMKESATIAMEYIKANAEDFGIKNHVFSDYNVHIHVPEGATPKDGPSAGITMLTSLVSLFTQRKVKKNLAMTGEITLRGKVLPVGGIKEKILAAKRAKIKEIILSKANKSDVDEINANYLKGLTFHYVSEMREVIDLAVTKTKVTHAKSL; encoded by the coding sequence ATGAATAACCCAAAATATAAATTACTTGACAGTTTGTCACTCCAAGATTTTGATGAAAATTCAGAATTGATTCCGCTCATGACTACAGAAGATGAGGAGGTCATTAAAAATGAAAGCCTTCCGGATTCTCTTCCAATACTATCCTTGAGGAATACAGTGCTTTTTCCGGGAGTAGTTATTCCTATTACCGCTGGCCGTGATAAATCTATTAAGCTAATTAATGATGCGAATAAGGGATCAAAAGTTATAGGCGTGGTGGCACAAAAAGACGAGAGTGTAGAGGATCCAAACTTTGACGATATTCACAGTATTGGAACCGTTGCACGAATTTTGAAAGTCTTGAAAATGCCAGATGGCAACACAACGGTTATCATTCAAGGAAAAAAGAGATTTGAAATTACTGAATTGGTTTCTGAGAATCCGTATATGACCGCTAAAATAAAGAGTGTTGATGAGTTCATTCCCAAAAAAGATGACGTAGAATTTGTTGCCGCAATAGAATCTATCAAGGATTTATCTTTAGAAATTATAAAACAAAGCCCAAACATTCCGTCTGAAGCATCTTTTGCGATCAAAAACATCGAAAGTAATTCGTTTCTCATCAATTTTGTGTCCTCAAACATGAGTGTTTCAGTTGTTGAAAAACAAGCTTTGCTCGAAGTTAATGATTTGCATCAGCGGGCTTTAAAGACGTTGAAGCACATGAATGTTGAGTACCAGCGTTTAGAGCTTAAAAATGATATTCAGTCTAAAGTTCAGCACGACATGAATCAGCAACAGCGGGAATATTTTCTTCAGCAACAGATTAAAACCATCCAAGAAGAACTTGGGGGGGTTAGTTATGAGGAGGAAATAGAGGATATGAAAAAGCGTGCCTCAGCTAAAAGTTGGGACACGAAAGTAAAAAATCACTTCAATAAAGAATTAGGTAAACTTCAAAGGATGAATCCACAGGTAGCTGAATATTCTATCCAGCGCAATTATTTGGATTTATTTTTAGATCTGCCATGGGATCATTTCAGTCAAGATAATTTTGACTTGAAACGCGCTCAAAAGATATTGGATCGTGATCATTTTGGTTTAGAAGAAGTAAAACGTAGAATCATCGAATACTTGGCTGTCTTAAAACTTCGAAACGATATGAAATCGCCGATTTTATGTTTGTACGGTCCTCCAGGAGTTGGAAAAACTTCTTTGGGAAAATCTATAGCTGAAGCATTAGGCCGTGAATATATTCGTATTTCGCTTGGTGGATTGCGTGATGAAGCAGAAATTAGAGGGCATCGCAAAACGTACATAGGCGCTATGCCTGGTCGAATTTTACAGAGTTTAAAAAAAGCAGGAACTTCAAATCCAGTTTTTGTTTTAGATGAAATTGATAAGTTATCAAATTCTCATCAGGGAGATCCTTCTTCGGCTATGCTTGAAGTTTTAGATCCAGAACAAAATGCAGAGTTTTACGATAACTTTTTGGAAATGGGTTACGATTTGTCTAAAGTCATGTTTGTTGCCACCTCAAATAGTTTAAATACCATCCAACCCGCTTTATTAGATCGTATGGAGATCATAAACGTCAATGGTTATACAATTGAAGAAAAAGTCCAAATAGGAAAAAAATATCTTCTTCCAAAGCAATTAACGGAGCATGGGCTAACGACAAAACATTTGAAAATTGCACAACCTCAGTTGGAGAAGATTGTTGAGGGCTATACAAGGGAATCCGGAGTTCGTGGTTTGGAAAAACAAATTGCAAAGGTAGTGCGTTATGCCGCTAAAAATATAGCCATGGAAGACGATTATGCTGTTAAAGTATCAAACGACGATCTCATCGAAATTTTGGGGTCTCCTAAGCTTGAACGAGACCGCTACGAAAACAACAGTGTTGCTGGCGTAGTGACTGGTTTAGCTTGGACACGAGTTGGTGGGGATATTTTATTTATCGAATCAATTCTTTCAAAGGGCAAAGGTGCACTTAATATTACTGGTAACCTTGGAAAAGTCATGAAAGAGTCAGCTACAATAGCCATGGAGTACATCAAGGCAAACGCTGAGGATTTTGGCATTAAAAATCATGTTTTCAGTGATTATAATGTTCATATTCACGTTCCAGAAGGAGCCACACCTAAAGATGGACCTAGCGCCGGAATTACTATGCTAACTTCTTTAGTGTCTTTATTTACACAACGAAAAGTAAAGAAAAACTTGGCTATGACTGGTGAAATTACTTTGCGCGGTAAAGTTCTTCCAGTAGGGGGTATAAAAGAAAAAATATTGGCAGCAAAGCGTGCTAAAATTAAAGAAATCATATTGTCCAAAGCTAATAAAAGCGATGTGGATGAAATTAATGCAAATTACTTAAAGGGCCTTACGTTTCATTATGTTTCCGAAATGCGCGAGGTTATTGATTTGGCCGTTACCAAAACAAAAGTAACCCACGCCAAATCACTTTAG
- the aroQ gene encoding type II 3-dehydroquinate dehydratase, producing the protein MKKIIIINGPNLNLLGKREPEIYGSETFEDFFETLKSQYPQFKIEYFQSNIEGELIDKLHEVGFSYDGIILNAAAYTHTSVGIGDAVKGISSPVIEVHISNTYNREEFRHHSFISPNAKGVILGFGLGSYSLALQSFT; encoded by the coding sequence ATGAAAAAAATTATCATTATCAATGGTCCTAATCTCAACTTGTTAGGTAAGCGCGAGCCAGAAATTTACGGTTCCGAAACGTTTGAAGATTTTTTTGAAACATTAAAATCTCAATACCCTCAGTTTAAAATTGAATATTTTCAGTCCAATATTGAAGGGGAGTTGATTGATAAGTTACATGAAGTTGGCTTTTCATATGACGGCATTATTCTTAATGCTGCTGCCTACACGCATACTTCTGTCGGTATTGGTGATGCTGTTAAAGGAATTTCTTCTCCTGTTATAGAAGTTCATATCTCAAATACATACAATAGAGAAGAATTTCGTCACCATTCTTTTATTTCACCCAACGCTAAAGGAGTTATCTTAGGATTTGGTCTTGGAAGTTATTCTTTGGCGCTTCAAAGTTTTACATAA
- a CDS encoding outer membrane beta-barrel protein, producing the protein MKKLITLMSLAVVGLTFGQEEEPKFNVSGSVDAYYRANLTSANDEDGTGDYSAFANDSGFSLGMANVTLSYEGEKVGFVADMAYGPRADEWNGGVVNEAYVYWNVNEKVSLMMGRFNSWMGYERISAANNFHYSMSHMFTYSARNWNGLVGQFDLGNDFNFGVAVMNPTDVVTGNTTGDYSIAAGISKGDTGISFASSQERTYIDFKTAVNLGNINVKLNVHNADFGDEGFALGESFTSISAYPQIKSSDNLSWGLRLEYMMIKDSIVGDDLNVFTPTLTANYSVGDLTIIPELRLDSASEDIFTDNDNDAVGGKTAFMLAAVYSF; encoded by the coding sequence ATGAAAAAATTAATTACTTTAATGTCTCTAGCCGTTGTTGGTTTAACATTCGGTCAAGAGGAAGAACCAAAGTTCAATGTATCTGGTTCAGTAGATGCTTATTACAGAGCAAATTTAACATCAGCTAATGATGAAGATGGTACTGGAGATTACAGTGCTTTCGCTAATGATTCTGGATTCTCATTAGGTATGGCCAATGTAACTCTTTCTTATGAAGGAGAAAAAGTTGGTTTTGTAGCCGATATGGCTTACGGACCTAGAGCGGATGAGTGGAACGGTGGCGTAGTAAACGAAGCATATGTTTACTGGAATGTTAACGAAAAAGTTAGTTTAATGATGGGTCGTTTCAACTCTTGGATGGGTTATGAAAGAATCTCTGCTGCTAACAATTTCCACTACAGTATGTCGCACATGTTTACGTATTCTGCTCGTAACTGGAATGGTTTAGTAGGTCAGTTTGACCTTGGCAACGATTTCAATTTTGGTGTTGCTGTTATGAATCCAACAGATGTAGTAACTGGTAATACTACTGGTGATTATTCTATCGCTGCTGGTATTTCTAAAGGTGATACAGGTATTTCTTTTGCTAGTAGCCAAGAAAGAACCTACATCGATTTCAAAACTGCAGTTAATCTTGGAAACATCAATGTAAAGTTAAACGTGCATAATGCTGATTTCGGTGACGAAGGTTTTGCTTTGGGTGAATCATTCACATCTATATCTGCTTACCCTCAAATTAAGTCGTCAGATAACTTGTCTTGGGGTCTTCGTTTAGAGTATATGATGATTAAAGATTCAATTGTTGGTGATGACTTAAATGTATTTACACCAACATTGACTGCTAACTACTCAGTTGGAGATCTTACAATCATCCCAGAGTTAAGATTAGATTCTGCTAGTGAGGATATTTTCACAGATAACGATAATGATGCTGTTGGTGGTAAAACAGCATTTATGTTAGCTGCTGTTTACAGTTTCTAA
- the msrB gene encoding peptide-methionine (R)-S-oxide reductase MsrB, whose amino-acid sequence MNQNKTLKSEEDWKKELNEAQYTILRKKGTERPHTGQYNMHFENGIYHCAGCKSPLFKSQTKFDAGCGWPSFDASIKGNISYVLDKSHGMMRTEIVCSSCEGHLGHVFNDGPTETGTRYCVNSLSLTFKNSQ is encoded by the coding sequence ATGAATCAAAACAAAACTTTAAAATCAGAAGAGGACTGGAAAAAAGAGCTCAATGAAGCTCAATATACCATTCTTCGAAAAAAAGGGACCGAAAGACCTCATACAGGCCAATATAACATGCATTTCGAAAATGGAATTTACCATTGTGCAGGTTGCAAATCACCATTGTTTAAAAGCCAAACAAAATTTGACGCAGGCTGTGGATGGCCAAGTTTTGATGCTTCCATCAAAGGAAATATTAGCTATGTTCTAGATAAAAGTCATGGTATGATGCGTACAGAAATCGTTTGTTCTTCTTGTGAGGGCCACTTAGGGCATGTGTTTAACGACGGGCCAACGGAAACTGGAACCCGCTACTGTGTGAATTCTTTGAGTTTGACTTTTAAAAATTCTCAATAG
- a CDS encoding M28 family peptidase: MKNKLTLHFLLLFAIVFAQNPTSYSNNIDANGLKDKLYTYASDKFKGREAGTEGELIAVEYLKNKYQALGISPAQANGDYFQNVPLKVIKTPKVNISIDGANYIYYDDFIAVSSGETTTIEVDEFTFAGYGIKSTLYNDYENLDVSGKLVVAIKGEPKDEDGKYLVTRSKDRSKWSNGRQSLSSKRNIAKELGAKAFILIDQAMFKRYSSYYKAVEERGGESTLALDVDSKSYYGFLGGKKLGDQLIQSSNGTFKKDIKITFNNSSEPITSKNVVAILPGTEKPDEYIILSAHLDHIGMHDGEVFNGADDDGSGTVAILEIAEAFKAAAENGEGPKRSIVFLHVTAEEKGLLGSQYYTDYNPVVSLENTVANLNIDMIGRIDPKRKNGKRNYIYLIGSDKLSTDLHNISEEVNKKYSNIELDYTYNDENDPNRFYYRSDHYNFAKNNIPIIFYFNGTHADYHRATDTPDKIQYDLLENRTRLVFYTAWELANRADRIVVDKASK; encoded by the coding sequence ATGAAAAACAAACTAACCCTTCATTTTTTATTGCTTTTTGCAATAGTTTTTGCGCAAAACCCCACATCCTACTCTAACAATATAGATGCAAACGGATTAAAAGACAAACTATACACCTACGCCTCTGACAAGTTTAAAGGCAGAGAAGCTGGAACAGAAGGTGAACTTATTGCTGTAGAATACCTCAAAAATAAATACCAAGCCTTGGGAATAAGCCCAGCACAAGCCAATGGAGATTATTTTCAAAATGTACCCTTAAAAGTAATAAAGACACCCAAAGTAAACATCTCAATCGATGGAGCTAATTACATATATTACGATGATTTTATAGCGGTTTCTTCAGGAGAAACAACCACTATTGAAGTTGATGAGTTTACTTTTGCCGGATACGGTATAAAAAGCACACTATATAATGACTACGAAAATTTGGATGTTAGCGGGAAGCTTGTTGTCGCTATTAAAGGAGAGCCAAAAGACGAAGATGGAAAATATCTAGTGACTAGATCTAAAGACAGATCCAAATGGTCTAATGGCCGACAATCATTAAGTTCTAAAAGAAATATTGCTAAAGAATTGGGTGCTAAAGCATTTATATTGATCGACCAAGCCATGTTCAAGCGTTATTCGTCTTATTATAAAGCCGTTGAAGAACGCGGTGGGGAAAGTACTTTAGCGTTAGATGTAGACTCAAAATCCTATTACGGCTTTTTGGGTGGTAAAAAACTGGGAGATCAACTGATTCAAAGTTCTAATGGAACTTTCAAAAAGGATATTAAAATTACATTCAATAATAGTTCAGAACCCATAACATCAAAAAATGTAGTTGCAATACTCCCCGGAACAGAGAAGCCTGATGAATACATAATTTTATCCGCCCATTTAGACCACATTGGAATGCACGATGGTGAAGTTTTTAATGGTGCAGATGATGATGGGTCTGGCACCGTAGCGATTCTTGAAATAGCAGAGGCATTTAAAGCAGCGGCAGAAAATGGTGAAGGCCCAAAGCGCTCTATTGTTTTTTTACACGTTACAGCTGAAGAGAAAGGATTGTTGGGCTCTCAGTACTACACAGACTATAACCCAGTCGTATCTCTAGAAAACACAGTAGCTAATCTCAATATAGATATGATTGGAAGAATTGATCCAAAAAGGAAGAATGGAAAACGGAATTATATTTACCTTATTGGAAGTGACAAATTAAGCACGGATTTGCATAACATCTCTGAGGAAGTCAATAAAAAGTACAGTAACATTGAATTAGATTATACTTATAATGATGAAAATGACCCCAATCGTTTTTACTACCGATCTGATCACTACAATTTTGCCAAAAACAATATTCCTATTATATTTTATTTCAACGGAACGCATGCCGATTACCATAGAGCTACGGACACGCCAGATAAAATTCAATATGATTTACTAGAAAACAGAACACGTCTTGTTTTTTATACCGCTTGGGAACTGGCCAATAGAGCTGACCGCATTGTCGTCGATAAGGCTTCAAAATAA
- the lpdA gene encoding dihydrolipoyl dehydrogenase, whose product MSKYDVIVLGSGPGGYVTAIRASQLGLKTAVIEKESLGGVCLNWGCIPTKALLKSAQVFEYLKHAGDYGLKVSEYDKDFDAVVNRSRNVAEGMSKGVQFLMKKNKIDVISGYGKLKAGKKVDVDGTEYSADHIIIATGARSRELPSLAQDGEKVIGYRKAMTLEKQPKKLIIVGSGAIGVEFAYFYNAMGTEVTVVEYMPRIVPVEDEDVSKQLERSFKKSGITIMTSTEVTAVDTSGKGVKATVKTKKGEETLEADIVLSAVGIKTNIENIGLEDVGIVTDRDKILVNDFYQTNIPGYYAIGDVTPGPALAHVASAEGILCVEKIAGHHIEALDYGNIPGCTYCSPEIASVGLTEAQAKEQGIDIKVGKFPFSASGKASAGGNTEGFVKVIFDAKYGEWLGCHMVGAGVTDMIAEAVLGRKLETTGHEVLKTVHPHPTMSEAVMEAVADAYDEVIHI is encoded by the coding sequence ATGAGTAAATATGATGTGATTGTTTTGGGAAGTGGACCAGGCGGGTATGTAACTGCAATTCGCGCTTCTCAATTGGGGCTTAAAACTGCTGTTATTGAAAAAGAAAGTCTTGGAGGCGTATGTCTGAATTGGGGCTGTATCCCCACCAAAGCACTTTTAAAATCTGCACAAGTTTTCGAATACCTTAAGCATGCAGGAGATTATGGCCTGAAAGTAAGTGAATACGACAAAGATTTTGATGCTGTAGTCAACAGAAGTCGTAATGTGGCTGAAGGCATGAGCAAAGGCGTTCAATTTTTAATGAAAAAAAATAAAATTGACGTCATTTCTGGATACGGTAAACTAAAAGCTGGTAAAAAAGTTGATGTTGATGGTACAGAGTACAGCGCAGATCATATCATTATAGCTACAGGAGCGCGCTCTCGTGAACTTCCAAGTTTAGCTCAAGATGGAGAGAAAGTGATTGGCTACCGAAAAGCAATGACGTTGGAAAAGCAACCAAAAAAACTTATCATTGTTGGTTCTGGAGCAATTGGAGTTGAATTTGCCTATTTCTACAATGCAATGGGTACTGAAGTAACTGTAGTTGAATACATGCCTCGAATTGTTCCCGTTGAGGATGAAGATGTCTCTAAGCAACTTGAACGTTCGTTTAAGAAAAGTGGAATTACAATTATGACTTCTACTGAGGTCACTGCCGTTGATACATCTGGGAAAGGAGTAAAAGCAACTGTAAAAACCAAAAAAGGAGAAGAAACTCTTGAAGCAGACATCGTACTTTCTGCTGTTGGAATAAAAACTAATATTGAAAACATAGGCTTGGAGGATGTAGGTATAGTAACTGATCGCGATAAAATTCTAGTCAATGATTTTTACCAAACCAATATACCAGGCTATTATGCCATTGGCGATGTTACGCCTGGACCAGCCCTAGCCCATGTCGCTTCTGCTGAAGGGATTTTATGCGTTGAGAAAATCGCTGGACACCATATTGAGGCTTTAGATTACGGTAATATTCCGGGCTGTACCTATTGCAGCCCCGAAATAGCTAGTGTTGGATTGACTGAAGCACAAGCCAAAGAACAAGGAATTGACATAAAAGTAGGTAAATTTCCATTTTCAGCTTCTGGAAAAGCAAGTGCTGGTGGAAATACAGAAGGTTTTGTAAAAGTTATTTTTGATGCCAAATATGGTGAATGGCTGGGCTGTCATATGGTTGGCGCAGGTGTAACTGATATGATTGCTGAAGCAGTATTGGGTCGAAAATTAGAAACTACTGGCCACGAAGTTCTTAAAACGGTTCATCCTCATCCAACAATGAGTGAAGCAGTGATGGAAGCTGTTGCAGATGCTTATGATGAAGTCATACACATCTAA